A DNA window from Methanobrevibacter thaueri contains the following coding sequences:
- a CDS encoding Ig-like domain-containing protein has translation MFKKKYMILLSLILVSLCALSCVSASEDADATVATDDVDVDPIEASVDEGLETNVEDGLSGDETETLTVDNSNDDKVSVPSFDEYNVTVNDSTIHNWQKESVRIFITPSDDYYAYDFCVNVYDSDNNPVLDEEEIYSTEPANYVDYVIPAGLSPGKYKIEIKNWYDDHIFSTATLTVVNDPFYAIISAENYNAYYNSGVQYSIRVTESETGYGLSGVSIKIVFSNSRNTYTRYYTSGSDGYIKFDPKIPVGTYTVTISSNNAHVIASSIVKSATVKKSSVSMSLAKASTYQGYKLTLKATVKSQGRNVNEGTVKFTINGKTYSVAVKNGVATKSIKLKKAKTYKYTATFVGDNFNTKKVAGKAKVNKRYATKIVIKNKKGYYNTKKTITVKVKTKSGKKVKDGYIYVGSSDSYSKVKNGKAKLYVTFSGNYKKGKYSYSSGFTFYFKKSVSTKFKLKYVPKSLKYKASTKKFKITSKYRCPDCHKKSSHSHSINGYNIKIKVY, from the coding sequence ATGTTTAAGAAAAAGTACATGATTTTATTGTCATTGATACTGGTGAGTCTATGTGCATTGTCATGCGTAAGCGCTAGCGAAGATGCTGATGCTACAGTGGCTACCGACGATGTTGATGTGGACCCAATAGAAGCCAGTGTCGATGAAGGATTAGAAACAAATGTGGAGGACGGGTTATCTGGTGATGAAACTGAAACGTTAACAGTAGATAATTCCAATGATGATAAGGTGTCCGTTCCATCTTTTGATGAGTATAATGTTACAGTAAATGACAGTACTATTCATAATTGGCAAAAGGAGTCCGTTAGAATATTTATAACTCCAAGTGATGATTATTATGCATATGATTTTTGTGTAAATGTATATGATTCTGATAATAATCCGGTACTAGATGAAGAAGAGATATACAGTACTGAACCAGCTAATTATGTTGATTATGTCATTCCAGCAGGATTAAGCCCAGGAAAATATAAAATCGAAATAAAAAATTGGTATGATGATCATATTTTCTCAACCGCTACATTAACTGTCGTCAACGATCCGTTTTATGCAATAATTTCCGCTGAGAATTATAATGCATATTACAATTCAGGGGTTCAATACTCCATTAGAGTAACTGAATCCGAAACTGGATACGGACTTTCTGGCGTTAGCATAAAAATCGTATTTTCCAACAGTAGAAACACATATACTAGGTATTATACCTCAGGTTCAGATGGATATATAAAATTCGATCCGAAAATTCCGGTTGGAACCTATACAGTTACCATTTCATCAAATAACGCTCATGTTATTGCAAGTTCAATAGTCAAATCAGCTACAGTTAAGAAATCCTCTGTAAGCATGTCATTGGCTAAAGCAAGTACTTATCAGGGATATAAATTAACCTTAAAAGCTACCGTCAAAAGCCAAGGAAGGAATGTTAATGAAGGAACTGTTAAGTTCACAATCAACGGCAAAACATATTCTGTAGCAGTTAAAAACGGAGTGGCCACCAAATCAATCAAGCTCAAAAAGGCAAAAACCTACAAATACACTGCAACATTTGTTGGAGATAACTTTAACACAAAAAAAGTTGCCGGAAAAGCAAAAGTTAACAAAAGATATGCCACCAAGATAGTCATCAAAAACAAGAAAGGCTATTACAATACCAAAAAAACAATAACTGTAAAAGTGAAAACAAAATCCGGTAAGAAAGTTAAAGACGGTTATATTTATGTTGGAAGTTCTGATTCCTATTCTAAAGTCAAAAACGGAAAAGCAAAACTCTATGTGACATTTTCCGGTAATTATAAGAAAGGAAAATACAGTTACAGCAGCGGATTCACATTCTACTTCAAAAAATCCGTTTCAACCAAATTCAAACTTAAATATGTTCCAAAATCATTAAAATATAAGGCAAGTACTAAAAAATTCAAAATAACCTCAAAATACAGATGTCCAGATTGTCATAAGAAATCATCTCACTCACATTCAATCAATGGATATAATATAAAAATCAAGGTTTATTAG
- a CDS encoding methanogenesis marker 17 protein: MLVECYDERGAEVYEIIIKQIFQDLVLGASVDDLKAYVNPDDPVFVLAIKMRKTSNVVKFEDVANLTYDKNDDVTRILIDNENYLPNILKELWKQFSRDEIYQPNRYQLEIAGDYTDLKSVVVDDPHSNLQRRIYDAVFRILPEGFKNIKDLSTEDIVCVVATDELIKDEWIDKAHEFIEELNKGI; encoded by the coding sequence ATGTTAGTTGAATGCTATGATGAGCGTGGTGCAGAAGTTTATGAAATTATTATTAAACAAATCTTCCAGGATTTGGTTTTGGGAGCTTCTGTAGATGACTTAAAGGCTTATGTTAATCCTGATGATCCGGTATTTGTCTTGGCTATCAAGATGAGAAAGACTTCTAACGTAGTCAAATTTGAGGATGTGGCTAACCTGACCTATGATAAGAATGATGATGTTACCAGAATCCTAATCGACAATGAGAATTACCTTCCAAACATTCTAAAAGAGTTATGGAAGCAATTTTCAAGGGATGAAATCTACCAGCCTAACAGGTATCAGCTTGAAATTGCAGGTGATTACACAGACTTAAAATCCGTTGTCGTTGATGACCCTCATTCCAATTTGCAAAGACGCATTTATGATGCGGTATTCAGAATATTGCCTGAAGGTTTCAAAAACATTAAGGATTTGTCCACTGAGGATATAGTGTGTGTTGTAGCTACTGATGAGTTAATTAAGGATGAATGGATTGATAAAGCTCATGAGTTTATAGAAGAGTTGAATAAGGGTATTTAG
- a CDS encoding methanogenesis marker 15 protein, giving the protein MVKIALVSCGTEYSGIQKEIEKAANKFGAEIILPEIDLDYIDESYEKFGFSAQSSSLKLMIARAMAIVEGRCKPDAVFIATCFRCAEAALVRNEVRRFIQNNTRIPVVTYSFTERTKADELFIRMEALATTVTRRSILAREKQEGLTLGLDSGSTTTKAVLMENNQVIGTGWTSTKDIIESAKTAAAEAFEGTGYGWDDVDGIGTTGYGRFTMGQEFGAELIQEELSVNAKGAVYLADRQKGEATVLDIGGMDNKVITVNNGIPDNFTMGGICAGASGRFLDMTSRRLDVDITELGPLAVQGDWRKAMLNSYCIVFGIQDLVTTLAAGGSKADVAAAACHSVSEQVYEQQLQEIDIREPLIQVGGTSLISGLVEAVSETLGGIEVIVPEYSQHIGAVGAALLVSGMGHRHDDK; this is encoded by the coding sequence ATGGTTAAAATTGCATTAGTTTCATGTGGAACAGAATACAGTGGAATTCAAAAAGAGATTGAAAAGGCAGCAAACAAGTTTGGTGCTGAAATAATTCTTCCTGAAATCGATTTGGATTACATTGATGAATCTTATGAGAAATTCGGTTTTTCAGCTCAAAGTTCAAGTTTGAAATTGATGATTGCAAGGGCAATGGCCATTGTGGAAGGCAGATGCAAACCTGATGCAGTATTCATTGCAACATGTTTCAGATGTGCTGAAGCCGCATTGGTGAGAAATGAAGTAAGAAGGTTCATACAAAACAATACTCGTATTCCAGTAGTAACCTATTCATTCACTGAAAGAACAAAAGCAGATGAATTGTTCATCCGTATGGAAGCATTGGCTACTACTGTAACCCGTAGAAGCATTCTTGCTCGTGAAAAACAAGAAGGACTTACTCTTGGACTTGACTCAGGTTCAACCACTACAAAAGCAGTTCTTATGGAAAACAACCAAGTTATCGGAACAGGTTGGACATCAACTAAAGACATCATTGAATCAGCTAAAACCGCAGCTGCAGAAGCATTTGAGGGAACTGGCTATGGTTGGGATGATGTTGATGGTATAGGAACCACAGGTTATGGTAGGTTTACAATGGGTCAGGAATTTGGTGCAGAGCTCATTCAAGAGGAATTGTCCGTTAACGCAAAAGGTGCAGTATATCTTGCAGACCGTCAAAAAGGAGAGGCTACCGTATTGGATATCGGTGGTATGGACAACAAGGTAATTACTGTTAACAATGGTATTCCTGATAACTTTACCATGGGTGGTATCTGTGCAGGAGCATCCGGAAGATTCTTAGACATGACCTCACGTAGGTTGGATGTGGACATCACTGAATTAGGTCCTCTAGCTGTACAAGGTGACTGGAGAAAGGCAATGTTAAACTCTTACTGTATTGTATTCGGTATTCAGGATCTTGTTACTACACTTGCTGCTGGAGGTTCTAAAGCAGATGTTGCAGCTGCAGCATGTCATTCCGTTTCCGAGCAAGTTTATGAACAACAACTCCAGGAAATTGACATCCGTGAACCTTTAATCCAAGTAGGTGGTACCAGTTTGATTTCCGGTCTTGTTGAAGCAGTTAGTGAAACTTTAGGTGGAATTGAAGTTATTGTTCCGGAATACTCACAACATATCGGTGCTGTAGGTGCAGCTCTTTTAGTATCCGGAATGGGTCACAGACATGATGATAAATAA
- a CDS encoding methanogenesis marker 6 protein, giving the protein MSQNLTMSPDLGTEDWDPDVITRMIFIGPGAHVSEQEIVTAFHMLGLPLTIKNTCYGSMISGKSEDVYKAIEEIRKLDPNHIFTKERGFAPGDPRRCRGHRFGPREGFHQMEKEYRILGFVSNALENPKEVEIEEKKPVDVDEFKKIMNECLDKKE; this is encoded by the coding sequence ATGTCACAGAATCTAACCATGAGTCCTGATTTGGGTACTGAAGATTGGGATCCTGATGTAATTACTCGTATGATTTTTATTGGGCCGGGAGCCCATGTAAGTGAACAGGAAATTGTCACAGCATTCCACATGCTTGGATTGCCGCTCACAATAAAGAATACCTGTTATGGGTCTATGATTAGTGGAAAAAGTGAGGATGTATACAAGGCAATAGAAGAGATTAGAAAACTTGATCCAAACCACATTTTCACAAAGGAGAGAGGATTCGCTCCAGGTGATCCTAGAAGATGTAGAGGTCATAGATTTGGTCCTAGAGAAGGTTTCCACCAAATGGAAAAGGAATACCGTATACTCGGTTTTGTTTCAAACGCTTTGGAAAACCCTAAAGAGGTTGAAATTGAAGAGAAAAAACCGGTTGATGTTGATGAATTTAAGAAAATCATGAATGAATGTTTAGATAAAAAAGAATAG
- a CDS encoding thermonuclease family protein, translated as MKIAKKHVFSLLIILIITVSAISIVSAYTGTGFTHNIPSSKYSDLSASDILSKYNKTDCHVEETGICTQVVDGDTIYLDNGEKVRFVGVNTPERGVEGYIASKTFVQKLCLNKKVGIDVDNSKHTDKYGRTLGVVIVNGKNVNEMLLKEGLAEVMYMPPSEFYPYNWANSSTHIPDSYKTYTHTSDTSSSSSGSGKYIGNSNSGKFHESSCKWGQKTAEHNRVYFNNRNTAISQGYVPCKVCNP; from the coding sequence ATGAAAATTGCTAAAAAACATGTTTTTTCACTGCTGATTATTCTGATCATAACCGTTAGTGCAATATCCATTGTCAGCGCATACACCGGAACAGGATTCACACACAACATTCCAAGTAGCAAATACTCAGACCTGTCCGCATCAGATATCCTAAGCAAGTATAACAAAACAGATTGCCATGTTGAAGAGACCGGAATCTGCACCCAAGTTGTTGACGGGGACACCATCTATCTGGATAATGGTGAAAAGGTCCGTTTTGTAGGGGTCAACACTCCTGAAAGAGGTGTTGAAGGTTATATCGCCTCCAAGACATTTGTTCAGAAGCTATGCTTAAACAAAAAGGTCGGCATTGACGTCGATAATTCAAAACACACCGACAAGTATGGCCGTACATTAGGAGTTGTCATAGTCAACGGCAAGAACGTCAATGAAATGCTCTTGAAGGAGGGCCTTGCCGAAGTGATGTACATGCCTCCAAGTGAGTTTTACCCATATAACTGGGCAAACAGTTCAACACACATTCCGGATTCATATAAAACCTACACCCATACATCCGATACCTCTTCAAGCTCAAGCGGTTCCGGAAAGTACATTGGAAACTCAAATAGCGGGAAATTCCATGAGTCCAGTTGCAAATGGGGTCAAAAAACAGCAGAACACAATAGAGTTTATTTCAACAATAGAAACACTGCTATAAGTCAGGGATACGTACCGTGCAAGGTCTGCAACCCTTAG
- a CDS encoding 4'-phosphopantetheinyl transferase family protein: MIRLAYCNVENLDLKKAYSSVSKDRQDKIDFYRFEKDKKLSAGAYLLLKKLLSEENITNPLFKTEKYGKAYISNFENVYFNLSHSGKMVLCAISDREVGVDIEYSDPEIDLNIAKLYFYNGEYESIMNSQNPADEFFKYWVLKESYMKYTGLGMNLKLDSFEIKIGDEIKLKNDDEGLKFNLFNVENYKIGIASHYEVSNLIEYDVTEL; the protein is encoded by the coding sequence ATGATTAGACTAGCCTATTGCAATGTGGAAAACCTGGATTTGAAAAAGGCCTACAGTTCTGTTTCTAAAGACCGTCAGGACAAAATCGATTTTTACAGATTCGAAAAAGACAAGAAACTTAGTGCAGGGGCCTATTTGCTTTTGAAAAAATTACTGTCCGAGGAAAACATCACCAATCCTCTTTTTAAAACTGAAAAATATGGTAAGGCATACATATCCAACTTTGAAAATGTTTATTTTAATTTGAGTCATTCCGGCAAAATGGTTTTGTGTGCAATATCTGATAGGGAAGTTGGTGTAGACATCGAATATAGCGACCCTGAAATTGATTTAAACATAGCCAAACTTTACTTCTATAATGGAGAGTATGAAAGCATAATGAACTCCCAAAATCCAGCAGACGAATTCTTCAAATATTGGGTTTTGAAAGAAAGCTATATGAAATACACAGGTCTTGGAATGAATCTGAAGTTGGACAGCTTTGAAATAAAAATAGGGGATGAAATCAAACTTAAAAATGATGATGAAGGTTTGAAATTCAACCTGTTCAATGTTGAAAATTATAAGATTGGGATAGCAAGTCACTATGAGGTGTCAAATCTGATAGAATATGATGTCACAGAGCTATGA
- the mmp3 gene encoding methyl-coenzyme M reductase-associated protein Mmp3, which translates to MLIKVNGEEVEVADASTIQDVIDETNAPYTPGSIICLIKGKKELEKNISKYKIKTNKGSIILQLDESEEAKPLVDMWKNQYEEFVDLDIRWSTPTEVAIGPIVTDLEPTSDEYKYFEGDVVLSLSSFSNESTHLIMLKENTTNVYSVPPYNKGIFARVIGGKKTLSELTDDDKVTAIEPIIERSTTTDSASVSDLSTVLEEGNELYTYISFNIDEESPTCVEHLFSLIKDGRIKVSYDSESFIGFYDLAGIDKPKEKTTQRTRGTITVRNDGVGVGRLYIYRENRVLTPNHTTVGHIANGMEIIDIAKENDFITVKAEQQRLMLLNKTQKEATEMLSAAGVEHMIDGLIDDDAIIVEQMPKHTIDILKEGQVITKAIKKEDLCSIKFVDNAPRSVRYFKYLSGLLENPVGKIKVHFAVPGMHIIIFEGDKKLAKGLVPENNPVDKVIRGQIGITNMASKSAGLIGIRFEDNLEFGPTAEAFEATNIIGDITSDYDHLEKLKEGVVVYVTESNHES; encoded by the coding sequence ATGTTAATTAAAGTCAATGGAGAAGAAGTAGAAGTTGCAGATGCTTCAACAATACAGGATGTTATTGATGAAACAAATGCCCCCTATACTCCAGGAAGTATTATTTGCTTAATAAAAGGTAAAAAAGAACTGGAAAAGAATATTAGCAAGTATAAAATTAAAACAAACAAGGGTTCCATAATTCTGCAATTGGATGAATCCGAGGAAGCAAAGCCTCTTGTTGACATGTGGAAAAATCAATATGAGGAATTCGTTGACCTTGATATTCGCTGGTCCACCCCTACTGAAGTGGCCATCGGTCCGATTGTAACTGATCTTGAGCCTACTTCCGATGAATACAAGTATTTTGAGGGAGATGTTGTTTTAAGTTTATCTAGTTTTAGTAACGAGTCAACTCACTTGATAATGCTAAAGGAAAATACCACAAACGTATACAGCGTACCGCCATACAACAAGGGTATTTTCGCACGTGTCATTGGGGGCAAGAAGACCTTATCGGAATTGACTGACGATGATAAGGTCACAGCAATCGAGCCTATTATTGAAAGAAGCACAACAACTGACAGTGCATCAGTGTCTGATTTAAGCACTGTCTTGGAAGAAGGTAATGAATTATACACTTACATTTCATTTAATATTGATGAGGAGTCCCCGACTTGTGTTGAACATTTGTTTTCACTAATCAAGGATGGAAGAATTAAGGTTTCATATGACAGTGAATCTTTCATCGGTTTTTATGATTTGGCAGGAATTGACAAGCCTAAGGAAAAGACAACACAAAGAACCAGGGGAACCATAACCGTTAGAAATGACGGTGTCGGTGTTGGAAGATTATACATCTATCGTGAAAACCGGGTATTGACTCCTAACCATACCACTGTTGGTCACATCGCTAACGGTATGGAAATCATTGACATCGCAAAGGAAAATGATTTCATAACTGTTAAGGCGGAACAACAAAGGTTAATGTTATTGAATAAAACACAGAAAGAAGCGACTGAAATGTTGTCTGCTGCTGGTGTTGAACACATGATTGATGGATTAATTGATGATGATGCAATCATTGTCGAACAAATGCCTAAACATACAATCGATATCCTAAAAGAGGGGCAAGTCATTACAAAGGCAATCAAAAAAGAGGATTTATGTTCCATTAAGTTTGTAGATAATGCGCCAAGGTCTGTAAGGTACTTCAAGTATCTTTCAGGGCTTTTAGAAAACCCTGTAGGTAAGATAAAAGTTCACTTTGCGGTGCCTGGAATGCACATTATAATCTTTGAAGGAGATAAGAAATTAGCTAAGGGGTTAGTTCCTGAAAATAACCCTGTTGATAAAGTTATTAGAGGTCAAATTGGTATTACTAATATGGCTTCAAAAAGCGCAGGTTTGATTGGTATCAGATTCGAGGATAATCTTGAATTCGGTCCAACTGCAGAGGCTTTTGAAGCGACAAATATAATTGGGGATATTACTTCTGATTATGACCATCTTGAAAAATTAAAAGAGGGAGTTGTAGTTTATGTCACAGAATCTAACCATGAGTCCTGA
- a CDS encoding DUF4013 domain-containing protein, giving the protein MNISKIIFNSVKYPFKNLAKLPIICILFILIAIIPIGKLLDNNYVVLIGVIAFFIFILIVPGYFLNIIKVGTRESAMLPSLNLVNSIQDSIRVLILRMVYMIVPVAVFFILLSTVGSESIKMLYNFQFHGFIATFGLVILAILITYLIFEFLLFFAKARLAYLNSLSEALKVHRVIADIYNIGLFNIFKWIVAMLVLMVVISIVSSWVIAIPYVGFLIDICVIIPIMESIANYSLGMLYSNIDGNSHSLVR; this is encoded by the coding sequence ATGAACATATCAAAAATTATCTTCAATTCGGTGAAATACCCTTTCAAAAACCTTGCAAAATTGCCAATAATCTGCATTCTTTTTATTTTAATAGCCATCATTCCAATCGGTAAGCTATTGGATAACAATTATGTTGTTCTCATTGGAGTGATAGCATTTTTCATATTTATTTTAATCGTTCCGGGATACTTCCTGAATATCATCAAGGTCGGTACAAGGGAATCAGCAATGTTGCCTTCACTGAATCTTGTGAACAGCATACAGGATTCCATTAGGGTCTTAATCTTGAGAATGGTCTATATGATTGTTCCTGTTGCGGTATTTTTCATTCTATTGTCCACAGTCGGTTCAGAAAGTATCAAGATGCTTTATAACTTTCAGTTTCATGGTTTTATTGCAACATTCGGTTTGGTGATTCTTGCAATCCTGATCACTTATCTGATATTTGAGTTCCTGCTGTTCTTTGCAAAAGCCCGTTTGGCTTATCTAAACAGCTTGTCAGAAGCCTTAAAGGTTCACAGGGTAATTGCTGACATTTATAATATAGGTTTATTCAACATATTCAAATGGATAGTGGCAATGTTGGTATTGATGGTTGTCATTTCAATAGTCTCATCATGGGTAATTGCGATTCCTTATGTCGGATTTTTAATCGACATCTGTGTAATCATTCCAATAATGGAGAGCATAGCCAATTATTCATTGGGAATGCTGTATTCAAATATTGATGGAAATAGCCACAGTTTGGTTAGATAA
- a CDS encoding radical SAM protein, protein MNEHKGSRFAHITRAHPCFNEKMHDKVGRAHVPVAPKCNIFCNFCTRDINNEEDRPGVTSCIMKPDDAITHINDVTADGPISVVGVAGPGDSLANEETFEFFEKLAKEQPDLIKCMSTNGLLLPKYADKLAELGVNSVTVTINAIDPAIAENIYSFIKYEGKVYKGREAVEILIKNQLDGVEKAADNGLVVKVNSVLIPGVNDKHIVEIAREVEKRGAAMMNILPLIPLGKMKDLERPDCSMMESIREEVEEIIPVFRACTQCRADAYGIPGKKSEDHHLGMTPQSHY, encoded by the coding sequence ATGAATGAACATAAAGGTTCAAGATTTGCACATATAACAAGAGCACATCCATGCTTTAATGAAAAAATGCATGATAAAGTCGGAAGAGCACATGTACCAGTTGCACCTAAATGCAATATATTCTGTAACTTCTGTACAAGAGACATTAACAATGAAGAAGACAGGCCAGGTGTTACAAGTTGCATAATGAAGCCAGATGATGCAATAACTCATATTAATGATGTTACCGCAGACGGACCAATTTCAGTAGTTGGAGTTGCAGGTCCGGGGGATTCACTTGCAAATGAGGAAACATTTGAATTCTTTGAAAAATTAGCAAAAGAGCAACCTGATTTAATTAAATGTATGAGTACAAATGGACTTTTACTTCCAAAATATGCCGATAAGCTGGCTGAACTTGGAGTAAACTCAGTCACTGTCACAATTAACGCTATTGATCCTGCTATTGCAGAAAACATTTATTCATTCATTAAATATGAAGGAAAGGTTTATAAAGGTCGTGAAGCAGTGGAAATCCTAATCAAAAACCAATTGGATGGTGTCGAAAAGGCAGCTGATAATGGTTTGGTGGTTAAGGTAAACTCCGTTTTAATTCCGGGAGTTAATGATAAGCATATTGTCGAAATCGCCCGTGAAGTTGAAAAACGTGGCGCTGCCATGATGAACATTTTGCCTTTAATTCCATTAGGAAAAATGAAAGACCTGGAAAGGCCTGACTGTTCTATGATGGAATCAATCAGAGAGGAAGTTGAAGAAATAATTCCGGTATTCAGGGCATGCACACAATGTAGAGCAGATGCTTACGGAATTCCGGGTAAGAAAAGTGAAGATCATCATTTAGGAATGACTCCACAAAGTCATTACTAA
- a CDS encoding carbon starvation CstA family protein, producing MYTFFICFAALVASYFVYGKFIERIAGVDEAIETPVHRLADGVDYMPMSKFKAFLVHFLNIAGLGPIFGAIQGALFGPAAFLWIVFGTIFIGSVHDFFSGFMSLRNDGLTMPEIISKFLGGKVQKIVAVLIVITGVLVAATFATGSAELLASLTSVPTLIWLVVIFVYFLIATLFPIDKIIGKVYPIFGALFLVMAILMTGALILNPAYTIPEFTTQGLYLTEKSIFPYLFVTIACGAISGFHASQSPIVARCIQTEKDARPVFFGAMVLEGLTALCWAAIAMAFFHGQPQLAVIYGAAPSVGVNEMAITLLGPIGLILTVIGVVICPITSGDTALRSSRITLADTLQLNQEKLHSRLKLAVPLFLVAFALTFVDFSLIWRYFAWVQLIIATVVLFAASVYLIQKGKHYFVAFIPATACTLIVFGYILQAPEGLMLPSMIANAISIIATVVIAILFLKKYRKTSSDA from the coding sequence ATGTATACTTTTTTTATTTGTTTTGCGGCATTGGTCGCATCTTATTTTGTTTATGGTAAATTCATTGAAAGAATTGCAGGCGTTGATGAAGCTATTGAAACACCAGTCCATAGATTGGCGGATGGTGTTGATTATATGCCAATGTCTAAATTCAAGGCTTTTTTAGTTCATTTTTTAAATATTGCGGGTTTGGGACCCATTTTTGGAGCTATTCAAGGAGCATTGTTTGGTCCTGCTGCATTCTTATGGATTGTTTTTGGAACCATCTTCATCGGTTCTGTTCATGATTTCTTCTCAGGATTCATGTCTTTGAGAAATGATGGTCTGACAATGCCTGAAATCATTTCTAAGTTTTTAGGAGGAAAAGTTCAAAAGATAGTTGCAGTCCTTATTGTTATAACTGGGGTTCTTGTTGCGGCTACTTTCGCTACTGGGTCTGCTGAGTTACTTGCTAGTTTGACAAGTGTCCCTACATTGATTTGGCTTGTAGTAATCTTTGTTTACTTTTTAATTGCCACATTGTTCCCAATAGATAAAATCATTGGGAAAGTCTATCCTATTTTTGGAGCGCTATTCTTGGTCATGGCGATTTTAATGACAGGAGCATTAATATTGAATCCTGCATACACAATTCCTGAATTTACTACACAAGGACTATACTTAACCGAAAAATCAATATTCCCATATTTGTTTGTTACAATAGCATGTGGAGCAATTTCTGGTTTCCACGCATCCCAATCACCAATTGTTGCCAGATGTATACAAACTGAAAAAGATGCAAGGCCAGTATTTTTCGGGGCAATGGTGCTGGAAGGTTTAACAGCTTTATGTTGGGCAGCCATTGCAATGGCATTTTTCCATGGCCAACCTCAACTTGCAGTAATTTATGGGGCAGCCCCTTCTGTTGGTGTAAATGAGATGGCAATTACCTTGCTTGGGCCGATTGGGTTGATTTTAACTGTTATTGGTGTTGTAATTTGTCCAATCACTAGTGGAGACACTGCTCTTAGAAGTTCAAGAATTACATTGGCAGATACCCTGCAATTAAATCAGGAAAAATTGCACTCAAGACTAAAATTGGCCGTTCCATTGTTTTTGGTTGCATTTGCCTTGACATTTGTTGATTTTAGTTTGATCTGGAGATACTTCGCATGGGTTCAATTGATAATTGCTACAGTGGTATTGTTTGCCGCAAGTGTCTACTTGATTCAAAAGGGAAAGCATTATTTTGTGGCATTTATTCCAGCTACTGCATGTACTCTAATTGTTTTCGGTTATATCTTGCAGGCTCCTGAAGGTTTAATGTTGCCTTCGATGATTGCAAATGCGATTTCCATCATTGCAACGGTGGTCATTGCAATATTGTTCCTTAAAAAATACAGAAAAACAAGTTCTGACGCTTAA
- a CDS encoding methanogenesis marker 5 protein, whose product MVKVAVYPPNSLILADLLERKGHTPLVLQKQIRQKIKDPEIDSPPMNITEDDPIKGLKYAAIEVPSGVRGRMAIIGPLIDEAEAAIVVDNAPYGFGCIGCARTNELSIFLLRNKGIPVLELTYPTNQDETYDMVNKINDFVDSLEEAKEEE is encoded by the coding sequence ATGGTGAAAGTAGCTGTTTATCCTCCAAACTCATTAATCTTAGCAGATTTACTTGAAAGGAAAGGTCACACTCCTTTGGTTTTACAAAAACAAATTAGACAAAAGATAAAAGATCCGGAGATTGATTCTCCCCCAATGAATATTACTGAAGACGACCCTATTAAAGGTCTTAAATATGCAGCGATTGAAGTTCCTTCCGGTGTACGTGGAAGAATGGCAATCATCGGACCGCTTATAGATGAAGCGGAAGCTGCAATTGTTGTTGATAACGCACCATATGGATTCGGTTGTATCGGATGTGCAAGGACAAACGAACTGTCAATATTCCTGCTTAGGAATAAGGGAATTCCTGTTCTTGAATTGACATATCCTACAAATCAGGACGAAACATATGATATGGTAAATAAGATTAACGATTTCGTAGACTCACTTGAAGAAGCTAAGGAGGAAGAATAA